CGATCATGCTCAGGAATGATAATGTACTTGGATAAAAACATGATCCATTGGAGCACCAAAAGGCAACAAAGCATAGCCTTGTCGACCATGGAGGCCGAATATATTGCGCTATCCTATGCAATGAAAGAGGCTAAATGGGTAAATATGTTCCTTGCAGAGACAAAAATAATTAGCTATGTTTCAGGCAAATGTATGGTGTACTGTGACAACCGAGCTGCGATATATTTCTCTAACAGCAGAGTAGAGAAAAGCCGCACCAGACATATTGACATCGCATATCATTTTGTCAGGGAAATGATTGAAGATGGCGAGGTTGAATTGTCATATGTGTCAACTGACAACAATCTGGCCGATATAATGACAAAAGGATTGAAGCGAATCGTGCATGACAGATGCATAAACAATATGGGATTGCATAGCGGAAAGTGGGAGAAATGAAGAAGATCCCGCTATACAGCGACGCCTATCGGCGCCGTGCAATATTAATAGTATTACATGTAAGGTTACCCATCTATGTTACCACAAAGACTGACGATTATAAGACAGAAGACTGTTCTCTGCGATACCGTTGCAATATGTAGATacgttatatttttcatttatgtgtTTTATACTACcaagtttattaatataatatagttgTGTGAACAGTAAGATGGCGTTATTTTTCTACAACCATTAacataattttttcttctttccttgtccggaataattcgtagctgcttcatttgtcataattttccgaagcatattataaataatttttttgttggtgtctccaccgactaaatataacagttgtacctgaaaaatatatgccattatttatttgatgtcaacaTTACAGATTATATATGTAAAGAAAGTATACCTTCTTTAGTTTTTGAATTTGCCGCGCGTCTTCTATTTTAGTCACCGATAGATGGAGCGGCGCTTGGTAGAAGAATTGAGGAGAGATATAGTCATCACGCAATAGAGCACACGTGCAAAATATAAAGATTAAAAGTTATTATTTCCAAAGATTAGTAGTGTAGATAAAGAAGTGATAATAGTAaactttaattgtcgtttctttgtttACAGAGAAACATATTTCCGTTTACTTTATCCCACCGAATAATTAATTGTCTTATAAAAcgacaatttttgtttataatGGCAAGAAAACTGCAATTCGCATTTAAATGTGTGGCATCACCAAGCGACAAAAAGACAAGTGTGGTTGCTATAACCTCTATTACAACAGAGGACAATAAGAAGTATGTGTTGCCAGAGAAGCTGAGAAGTTTGCAAGTAACCATAATGAGTTGATAAAAACAGAGAATTATAAAAGAGTGAAAAAAAGCTTTAATCAAAGAGGCCAAGAAAGGACAATATGGATTACATGCACAAAGGAAATGGACAATACTTACTTCGATCAAGAtggtaatttaatatttaatgatTTATACCTAGAACAGATAGTGGAAACAAGTATAGTAGAATCCACACAGAAGAAAGGAAACCAATTAAATCTAAGAAACATAGCAGAAAAATTTAtggttgaaaaatttgtatgtaaACACTCAAATACAGAACAATGGTTGGAGACATTTGAGAAGGAATGTGGAAGATTTGAGATTAGTGAAGATAATACGAAGATTGAGATGCTGAGATTATTCCTGGACAAGGCATGTTTAGACTGGCACTCAGCAACATTAACAATGTTGACGATGGAGGCTGGATGGTCTGAATGGAGAAAGAAATTCCTGGAGTCATTTGCAGACaaaggatggaatacaggaatATATGCTGTATTCTATAGGTATAAAGAAGGTTCACTAATGGAATATGCTATGAGGAAAGAGAAGCTATTGCTAGATATGGACAATGAGATTGGTACAAAAACTCTAACGATGCTTATAGCAGCAGGACTACCTGAATTCGTTAGGAATAAAATAGATagagaaaattgtgaaaattcaacTGGACTACTACACGAAATTAGAAAATGTGAAAATCTTGTGAGTAAGAACAGTTTTATaaagaagaaagaggaaagacAAGACAATAAGAAGAAATTCGAAGAGAAAAAGCCATGTAAAAACTGTGAAAAACTGAACAAAGGTATTAGATATCATCCAGAGGATTCATGCTGgttcaaaaagaaaaatggaaatgaaACCAGAGTAATTGGAAGCAATTCAGTGATAGAGGTGGATTTAAATACAGAACAAAAAAACTAATGATCACACCAttgattaaaataaaagtacTATTAGAAGAGAAGTTAGAGGTAAATGGAACATACGATCCAGGTTCGCAAGTCTCtctaataaattcaaaattagtcaaaataaaaaaaaaagacagaagatataaataaaatatttttaaaaacagtcaATGGTGTGACACAAACAAAAGGTTTAGTAACcattaaagtaaaaatttttgagaaagagGAATACATTGACGTATTCATTGTAGAAAGAAACGATTTTGAAGATTTTTTAATTGGCTTAGACATAATAAAGAAGTTCAAACTAATTCAGgatgaaaatttacaaatatatcAAAAGAAGGAAACACAGATAGAAAAAAATAAGTACATCGTATaagaatgaagaaataaaagaagttaaagtaaattttaacGAACATGTGAATGAAGACGAATTTAGGATGGATCTAGATCACTTGGAcggtataaaaaaaataaagataaaaaaacttatagaaaaatataacatcatattcgcaaaaaataaatatgatgTAGGCACCGTTTCAGACTACGAAGCTCGAATAGACTTACTGGTCGATAGATATTGTAGTAAGAGGCCATATAGATGCACCATAGAggataaaaaagaaatagaaaatcaaGTGGCAAAATGAttagaaaataagttaattgaAGAATCTTACAGCCCGTTTGCAGCACCAGTAACTCTAGCATTCAAAAGAGATGAAAACAAAAGATCAAGATTGTGCATAGATTTTCGCGAACTGAACAAAATAGTTATACCACAAGCTCAACCGTTCCCATTAATAGaagatttaataataaaaacaagAAACTGTAAATACTTCACCTTACTAGATATAAATTCCGCTTTTTGGTCAATTCCATTACGCATCGAAGATAGACAGAAAACAGGATTTGTTACACAAGAGGGGCACTTCCAATGGACGTGTTTACCGTTCGGACTAAAAACATCACCAGCTATCTTCCAGAGAATTTTATCCAATATCTTAAGAAAGCACAATTTAAAAGACTTTTCAGAAAATTACATAGACGacatcttaattttttcagaatcatTCAAAGAACATATGGAACACAtagaaaaagtaataaaagcaATAGTAAATGAAGGTTTCagactaaaattaaaaaaatgtacatttgCAACAGAATCAGTGAAATATCTCGGACACATAATAGAACACAATACAGTAAGACCAGTGAAAGACAACTTAATCTCGATACAAAATTTTCCCACTCCAAAGACCCAAAAGAATATTAGACAGTTTCTCGGAAAAATAAACTTCTATCATGAATATATACCGAAAAGCTCAATACTGCTAGACCCATTACACAAACTATTACGAAAAAATGAGAAATTTATATGGTCTGAAGAGTGCGAAAAATCTTTTACAGATATAAAGAAGTTATTGTGTTCTCAACCAGTGTTGGAAATATTTGATAAGAATTTACCAATAAGAAATTACACAGACGCATCACTAGAAGGCATTGGTGCAATATTTAAACAGATACAAAGCAATGGTAAAGAAAAGCCAGtggcatatttttcaaaaaaattgaacgattcacaaaaaagaaaaaaagcaaTTTATTTAGAATGCTTGGCAATTAAGGAAGCGGTAAAGTATTGGCAACACTGGCTGATTGGAAGAAAGTTCACGATATTTTCAGACCATAAACCATTGGAAGGTATGAATATAAAAGCGAGAACGGATGAAGAACTTGGGGAGTTGACTTATTATTTGTCACAATAcgattttgaaattaaatatattccGGGAAAAGATAACGCCGAAGCAGATAGTTTGAGCAGAAATCCGGTACTAGAACCACTCGAAAATACAGAAGAAATGCTAAAAAtagttaatttaataaaaataaatgagataAAAACAGatcaaaaagaaaatagaacacTGCGGAAAACcaaaacaaaattaatagaaaaggaTGGAGTGTTCtataaaaaagttagaaataaAGAAAAGATAATTTTATCTGAAAAGTTGAGCTTAGAGTTAATTAAAGAAATACATTCTGAATGGTGCCATATAGGGATTAAACAAATGATGAATAGGGTATGCCCTTATTATACAGCTAAGAGTATAACTgcaaacataaaaaaaatatgcCAAAACTGTGAAACATGTATTAAGAACAAATCCAGAGGGCAAGGAAAATATGGACTGATGTCACAATTGGGGCCAGCAACAAAACCATTTCAAATAATGTCAATAGACACCATTGGAGGCTTCGGAGGACAAAGATCTACAAAAAGATACCTCCACCTGCTGGTGGATCACTTTACAAGATACGCGTTTATTGTAACGTCAAAAATTCAGAGTGCAACGGACTTCATCAAACTGGTAAATAAGGTGCTAGAAACAGACAAAGTTGGAATAATACTTGCAGATCAATACCCGGGAATAAACTCAAGAGAATTTAAGGAGTTCCTGGTAGAAAATGACGTTAGATTGATTTTTACGGCCGTCAATGCGCCCTTCTCCAACGGCCTGAACGAGAGACTGAATCAGACACTAGTCAATAGGATAAGATGTAAGATAaatgagaagaaagaaaaaaaaagcttGGACAACAATTGCTGGagaatgtattaataaatacaataaaacaGAGCATACGGTCACTGGCTTTACGTCTAAGTATTTATTAGATGGCACAGATACCAGTATTTTACCCGaggaaataaaaagaagaaacaataaagaaaattggataagagATAAAGAACTAGctctagaaagaacaagaaaatcacacgaatataataaaaagatatttaataagaATAGAAAGAATCACCGGTTTAACACAGGCGATCTAGTATATATAGAAAATGGCAATAAGTTGAACAGAAAGAAATTAGATGAACTGAGAATTGGACCATTCGAAATAATAGAAAAGATATCAGattcattatacaaaataaaaacaggAAAACGGAAACAGGAAACTGGATTCTTCCACATAACAAAATTACTTCCAACATCAGAAGACGGAGACGAAGACTGATAATTCTAGGAATTTTcaccctgggggggggggggatgtaaAGAAAGTATACCTTCTTTAGTTTTTGAATTTGCCGCGCGTCTCCTATTTTAGTCACCGATAGATGGAGCGGCGCTTGGTAGAagtgtaggtttaagggtctcGCGAATatatgcggaaccaagatgcagcctactccgcacagaaccgctgggagactttttatcgatagtgataaactcgtgtatgtaacagaacaactttattcgacttcacttcgagagcgtaggatcgagacgtctgtctcgatcgagagtcaggcagcgagagagtacatcggcggttctctcgcctgcattgcccgaggttgagagtgccaacctcgtcggagcatattctctaggcgcgtgcctaggggagtggcgcggcagcgccaatatccctacagaaGAATTGAGGAGAGATATAGTCATCACGCAATAGAGCACACGTGCAAAATATAAAGATTAAAAGTTATTATTTCCAAAGATTAGTAGTGTAGATAAAGAAGTGATAATAGTAaactttaattgtcgtttctttgtttACAGAGAAACATATTTCCGTTTACTTTATCCCACCGAATAATTAATTgtcttatatatatatgaaccacataccaaacaacagtaaatacaaaccagcgaattaaatttttctgtgtgttctgataacatcgtatcaaaatcgttgatggcaactaccgacgctaatggtaattgatttagaaaattattatctaattcgtcatggctgcttccacccgttactctaacatttaataatctttcaatattctctaatttatttaaaattaattttacgtcgtattttatttcgatatattgcCGACTTAATGCGGCCAATTGTCCCTCATCCTTATTTGTTGTTGTTCGGGAACCCGGGACGAGAGTTTTGAGGAGTGGACTGTATGGGAAATAGGATCGGGTGCGAACACAGGAGGGAGCTCGGAATTGCTAATGAGTGAAAATGTGAAGGAAGGAACGGGAGAGAATGGCCAAGAGAGCAAAGGAAGGATAGAAAAAGTCACCAAGCACGGGTGTAACGTTATATAAACTCTTTAATGTAAACACACTCGCGTAAACTATAATAGTGAGATGAAAATCGGATGCCGAGAAGCAGCGACGAAACGAAGAGAACAACGATGGGCGCGAGCGTGTGTGTAATGAGACGTGTCGAGAGCGAATTGCACACTTCTCAACGGCGACGGTAATGAGGCGATCGCTGGTGATTCCCATCGATCACGTGATCGCGTATCGGCTGCGCGCGATTCCGAGAAACGCCGAAAACAAAAGGCGTCGCGCACACGTGATTCGCAGGATCGAGTTGACATGGTAGACGGGACCCCGGGGCGCTCCCCAGGGTTGTAGCGCGGGGTCTCGAACAGACTTAAAATTACCTTATTGCTACGTTTAATCctaaacataccgcccgcctcggatTTCTTTAGAGATCCGAAATTGACTAGTCGAACAGTACCGCAGGACGGGAACCGCAAACAAGAATGATTCATATATTTGAAGGCACCGCCCGCCGTGGACCACTGGCAAGACACGTCCCGCCCGCCATGAACTGTGGGTGATACACGATAGAatgagacatatatatatatatatatatatatatatatatatatatatatatatatatatatacaggacgCGTATGTACAATGTCGGGAACGTAAACACGACGAACGAGGCGCAGATAAATCTAATGGTACGCACACGAAACTGAGACGGCGGTTATGCCTATTTACAGATATGTACAATCAACTTCTTGCACTCGAAGAGGCGATGTCGATGCGTCGCACGATGCAACTCTGCGATTAAGATTTAATCGGACGGTAAATCGATCGGAAGCACGCATACTTTAACAATGGGTCGCTTATATTCGGAATTAGCGGTTTTCACCGTGACAACGCGCGTAATGCCATCATCGCCGGGGTGACAAGCGGAGATGCGACCAAGTTCCCATTTACACGGGGGTAGATTCGCATGCCGCAATAAAACTAACTGTCCGACGGTAATATTCGACTGAGGGGTTTTCCACTTGACGCGTTGTTGGAGACCATGCATGTAGTCATGCGACCATCGGTGCCAGAAACTTTCCATCATTTGTTGGAACAATTGCCAACGCGAGAGACGCGATTCCTTTTGATCGAGCAGCGATGGAGCCGGTACAGCGGTTAGCGCCGATCCGATCAAAAAATGCCCAGGCGTTAGGGCACATCGAAATTATCCGACGCCGCGGCGAGTGGGTGGGAGTTCAAACATGCTTCTACTTGACAGAGCAAAGTCGAAAATTCTTCGAAGGTCAATGTGTGGGCTCCAACAACTCGTTTGAGGTGATATTTGACGCTACGAATGCCGGCCTCCCACAATCCTCCGAAATGAGGAGCGGAAGGCGGCGTGAAGTGCCACGTGACATTATCGGTGGCTAGCCGATTGAGCATTGTAGGATCGCGAGTGGCTTCTCGAAACGCCGTCGCGAGTTCTCGATTCGCGCCGGTAAACGTTGTGCCATTATCTGAGTACAGGGCGTTGGGAATACCGCGCCGAGAGCAGAAGCGGTTGTACGCGGCAAGGAACGCTACAGTCGAGTAATCGCTAACAAGTTCCAAATGAACGGCTTTGACGACCATACAAATAAATAAGGCGATGTAGGATTTGCGAGAATGATGTCCGCGACCCGGAGATGTGCGTGTTTGAATTGGGCCGGCATAATCGAGACCGCAATGCAAAAACGGACGAGCCGAGCGCGTAACTCGAAAGTCCGGGAGGTCTCCCATAAGCGCGCTTTGTTGCTTTGCTTTCTCGCGGACGCATGCAACGCACTTATGAAGAAGGGCTCGTACTATTGGACGCGCGCGTAGAATCCAATATTCTTGGCGAAGAATGCTCAGCGTTAAATGAGATCCAGCATGGAGGGCTCGCAGATGAGCATGCACGATGATGACGTCTAAGAGTGGATGCGACTTAACGATAATCGGATGTTTTTCTTGCTCCGACAACTTGGCGTTTTTTAATCGTCCGCCCACGCGAATTAAGCCGTCTTTGTCTATATATGGATTAAGGGAGAGCAGGGAGCTCTTTTGGTTGAGCGGACGATGTTGACGAAGAGACTGAATCTCCTCAGGAAAAAGGTCACGTTGTATCTGTCGGAGCCAGAAATTCTTTGCACCTCGGATTTCTGACGCGTCGAGAGCTCGGCTTCCAACGCGTAAACGCGAAACGGGACGTTTCCGAATTCGCTCGACGAAACGGAAAATATACGCGGtgacccttaataattttggcCAGGATGAAAACCGGTCACGTAGCTCCCACGGTGTGCTAGGCAGTACAAGGTTAAAAGAGAGGGTCGGACGTTCCTCCGCGCGCGCGTCAGGCGATGCGACCGGGATATTTGGAGGCCATTGGTCGGTCGACAGTTGCATCCACTGTGGTCCCTTCCACCAAAGATCGTGGTGCAATAGTTGGGACGGAAGTAAGCCGCGGGAGGCACAATCTGCGGGATTCTCCTCGGACGGTACATGTCGCCACATGGCATCCGGTAGGGAGGAGGCGATTTGAGCCACCCGATTCGCGACGAATGTTTTCCATCTCGACGCCGGTTGACGAAGCCAACAGAGGGTGATTGTCGAATCCGTCCAGCAATAACACGGGATCTCATTCGGAAGGTCATGCAGCGCTTGTCTCACGAACACGATGAGGCGAGCTAGTAAGAGGGCGGCGGAAAGTTCGAGCCGTGGAACAGTCAGCGGTTTGACAGGAGCGACTTTGGATTTGGCGGCGAGAAGAGACACGACAATGTGACCGGACGAGGTGACGACGCGCAGATACACGACAGCGGCATAGGCGACGGTAGATGCGTCGGCAAAGCCATGGAGTTCGCATGAGGCGATATCGAGAGTTTGGTGCGTCCATCGAGGAATCGCAAGGGACTTGAGGGCAGGTAATTCCGCGTTATATATCGTCCAGCGATCGAGAAAGGTTGATGGAAGTGGGGCGTCCCAACTGCATTTTTTCAACCACAGCTGTTGCATAAGAATTTTGGCATAGACGGTGGTGGGAGTGACCCAGCCTAAGGGATCGAAAAGGCGAGCGATCGTGGAAAGGATCGCTCGTTTGGTGCCTGCGGAATGATGGGGAAGCGTCACGCGGAAGCGAAATGCATCGGCATCTGGACTCCAGGCGACTCCAAGGACTTTCACAGTTTCGTCGAACTGTAATATTTTCTCAAGCCCTGTTCCACGGTCATGCGGACTGATGTCGCGAAGAAGATGTGGAGCGTTGGTCGTCCACTTATGCAACTGGAAGTGCGCTTTGCTGAGCAACGTGATCAACTGATTACGCGTTTCGGTTAAACGTGACTCGTCGGACGCGCCAAAAACGCAATCATCCACATAAAGATGGTTTTGGAGGACGCTCACGGCCAACGGAAAATTTGACCCTTCGTCTTCGACGAGTTGTTTCAAGACCCGAAGAGCCAGGAAGGGGGCCGGTGCTGTGTCATAGGTTACGGTCAACAACTGATACCGATCGACGGAATCAGACGGGGACGACCGCCATAGGATACGTTGATAATCGACGTCCTGCGGATTTACAAGAATTTGACGGTACATTTTTGTAACATCGGCGGTTAACAAGTACCGATATTGGCGACACCGCAATATTATTGTCGGGAGATCCGTTTGCAGTTTGGGTCCAATCAACAAATGGTCATTTAACGAGGTCCCGTTGCTTGTGAGACTCGACGCATTGAATACTACCCGAAGATGAGTAGTTACGCTGCTTTCTCGAATCACCGCGTGATGCGGAATGTACACGGTTTGAGGGCCGTCTTGAAGAGACGGAGGAACTTTCCGCATATGCCCAAGGTTCAGATATTCGCGCAAGAACGCATCGTACTCGTCAAACAATGGAGGATTCGAACGTAGCCGCGTCTCGAGACGCGTCAGCATCCGGTGGGCGATGCGGTAGGAATTGCCGATGTCGATCGGATGGGCCCTTCGGAAGGGTAAACGAACCATATAACGAcggttagaaaaatttccagagttttgtcgacggagtagtacatccgtccattgtttgctaataactcggtaaataatagtagtagcgagtttggtgttatgatatatattgttagaaaccgtctatattacagtgatatcacgtcgaaaatcgtctaggaccgatacggaaaaagtttcctcttagcggtgggacttagaaaaatttccagagttttgtcgacggagtagtacatccatccattatttgctaataactcggtaaataatagtagtagcgagtttggtgttatgatatatattgttagaaaccgtctatattacagtgatatcacgtcgaaaatcgtctaggaccgatacggaaaaagtttcctcttagcggtgggacttggaaaaatttccagagttttctcgacggagtagtacatccgtccattatttgctaataactcgataaataataattgtagcgagtttggtgttatgatatatattgttagaaaccgtctatattacagtgatatcacgtcgaaaatcgtctaggaccgatacggaaaaagtttcctcttagcggtgggacttagaaaaatttccagagttttgtcgacggagtagtacatccgtccattatttgctaataactcggtaaataatagtagtagcgagtttggtgttatgatatatattgttagaaaccgtctatattacagtgatatcacgtcgaaaatcgtctaggaccgatacggaaaaagattcctcttagcggtgggacttagaaaaatttccagagttttgtcgacggagtagtacatccatccattatttgctaataactcggtaaataatagtagtagcgagtttggtgttatgata
Above is a genomic segment from Halictus rubicundus isolate RS-2024b unplaced genomic scaffold, iyHalRubi1_principal scaffold0111, whole genome shotgun sequence containing:
- the LOC143363747 gene encoding uncharacterized protein LOC143363747 is translated as MVRLPFRRAHPIDIGNSYRIAHRMLTRLETRLRSNPPLFDEYDAFLREYLNLGHMRKVPPSLQDGPQTVYIPHHAVIRESSVTTHLRDVDYQRILWRSSPSDSVDRYQLLTVTYDTAPAPFLALRVLKQLVEDEGSNFPLAVSVLQNHLYVDDCVFGASDESRLTETRNQLITLLSKAHFQLHKWTTNAPHLLRDISPHDRGTGLEKILQFDETVKVLGVAWSPDADAFRFRVTLPHHSAGTKRAILSTIARLFDPLGWVTPTTVYAKILMQQLWLKKCSWDAPLPSTFLDRWTIYNAELPALKSLAIPRWTHQTLDIASCELHGFADASTVAYAAVVYLRVVTSSGHIVVSLLAAKSKVAPVKPLTVPRLELSAALLLARLIVFVRQALHDLPNEIPCYCWTDSTITLCWLRQPASRWKTFVANRVAQIASSLPDAMWRHVPSEENPADCASRGLLPSQLLHHDLWWKGPQWMQLSTDQWPPNIPVASPDARAEERPTLSFNLVLPSTPWELRDRFSSWPKLLRVTAYNVTFFLRRFSLFVNIVRSTKRAPCSPLIHI